Proteins co-encoded in one Synechococcus elongatus PCC 6301 genomic window:
- a CDS encoding hybrid sensor histidine kinase/response regulator, with translation MILRRLFRLQFLEEAEEYLGTIEKELVDLSQASDRRSQVDLILRAAHSIKGGAAMMGFNTLSELAHQLEDFFKVMRSGKNFDQSLERQLLQGVDRLHQVLQVNRQGTDPSPQWLESQVQPLFAVLREQFGDPQPDADLAMLSEEAGDDMRSLLFESEVEGCLQRLESVLQTPEHPCLLEEFAIVAQELAGLGQMLELSQFSQFCTSIAELLEQQPTDLRATATKILKDLRHCQALVLTQQINALPSQFVAQDQSPEGITLEANSGLAETFPQTKEVIHQNQITATRNSENIQSSLTVAEARQLDFTPETITTQTLHPPINATDLTSEINQARTVRVGIQQLEDLSELFGELNIERNGLSLQLKRMRQLLQTLKTKVRRLEQSSFELRSTTDRAATATTAFGLVGSGGSSWHQNFDILEFDRYSPLHLVSQDVMETIVQIQEITSDIETNLEETEQTEQSLRRTAKQMQGRLTQVRMRPFADLVNRYPRMIRQLGQEYGKDVRLIINGENTLVDRAILELLADPLLHLVRSAFDHGVESPQLRQSRDKSPTATIEVSAAYRGNQTVITIRDDGCGVDLQKIRQRAQRMGLDQSSLEAASDRELLDLIFEPGFTTAEQVTELSGRGVGMDVVRTNLQQIRGDIQIETKPNQGTTFTITVPFSLSVARVLLIEVSNILVAIPTDVIEEIIELNPSWILNSAGQTVLNLDEILVPLLQLDQWFQFSRPCPPISLDGVPTINQPTVLLVNQGNSFVGIQVDRYWGEQEVTIRQVNSTIPLPPGFSSCTILGDGRIVPLVDTFSLLQWIQNSNVPSRLSLKAIQPATYQLPSQKSILIIDDSINVRRFLANILEKAGYRVEQAKDGQEAIDKLKDGLKVEAAICDVEMPRLDGYGFLTQVKNIVAGANLPIAMLTSRSGDKHRRLALNLGAAAYFTKPFREPELLQTLQELIQVKQS, from the coding sequence GTGATCCTCAGGCGATTATTTCGACTGCAATTTCTGGAAGAAGCTGAAGAATACCTTGGCACGATTGAAAAGGAACTGGTCGATTTAAGCCAAGCGAGCGATCGCCGATCGCAAGTTGATCTCATCCTCCGGGCCGCCCATTCAATCAAGGGTGGTGCGGCCATGATGGGCTTCAACACCCTCAGCGAACTAGCGCATCAACTTGAAGACTTCTTTAAGGTGATGCGCAGCGGCAAAAACTTTGACCAGTCTCTAGAACGTCAGCTACTTCAGGGAGTTGATCGGCTCCATCAGGTTCTGCAAGTTAATCGCCAGGGGACAGACCCTTCACCTCAATGGCTTGAGAGTCAAGTCCAACCCTTATTTGCTGTCCTCCGAGAGCAGTTTGGGGACCCTCAACCTGACGCTGATTTGGCAATGCTCTCGGAAGAAGCGGGCGATGATATGCGATCGCTGCTGTTTGAATCGGAGGTTGAAGGGTGCTTGCAACGTTTGGAGTCGGTGCTGCAAACCCCAGAGCATCCCTGCTTATTGGAAGAATTTGCAATCGTTGCCCAAGAGCTAGCGGGGTTGGGGCAGATGTTAGAACTGTCCCAGTTCAGTCAGTTCTGTACCTCGATCGCTGAACTTCTTGAACAGCAGCCGACTGATTTAAGGGCGACCGCTACCAAGATCCTTAAAGACTTAAGACATTGCCAGGCTCTCGTTTTAACCCAGCAAATCAATGCTCTGCCCAGTCAATTTGTTGCTCAAGATCAGTCTCCAGAGGGGATAACTCTAGAAGCAAATTCTGGCTTAGCAGAAACTTTCCCTCAAACTAAGGAAGTCATTCACCAAAATCAAATTACAGCAACTCGGAATTCGGAAAATATACAGTCCAGCTTGACAGTTGCTGAAGCTCGTCAGTTGGACTTTACGCCGGAGACAATCACAACCCAAACGCTTCATCCCCCAATAAATGCAACAGATTTAACGTCAGAGATTAACCAAGCACGAACTGTACGGGTTGGGATTCAACAACTAGAAGACCTGAGCGAATTGTTTGGTGAATTGAATATTGAGCGGAATGGGCTCAGTTTGCAACTGAAGCGCATGCGGCAGCTTCTGCAAACACTCAAGACAAAAGTTCGTCGACTCGAGCAGTCGAGCTTTGAGTTACGGTCTACGACTGATCGCGCGGCGACAGCAACAACAGCTTTCGGTTTGGTTGGTAGTGGCGGCAGTTCTTGGCACCAAAACTTTGATATTTTGGAGTTCGATCGCTACAGCCCTCTGCATTTGGTTTCCCAAGACGTGATGGAAACCATTGTTCAGATTCAAGAAATTACTAGCGATATCGAAACGAACCTTGAAGAGACGGAACAGACAGAACAGTCTTTGCGGCGAACTGCGAAGCAGATGCAGGGTCGCCTTACCCAAGTAAGAATGCGCCCCTTTGCTGACTTGGTCAATCGCTATCCTCGGATGATTCGCCAACTAGGGCAAGAGTATGGAAAAGACGTTCGGCTCATTATCAACGGCGAGAATACACTAGTTGACCGCGCCATTCTAGAGCTTCTAGCAGATCCGCTATTACACCTTGTTCGCAGCGCCTTTGACCATGGTGTTGAATCCCCTCAGCTGCGGCAATCTCGGGATAAATCCCCAACAGCAACCATCGAAGTGTCAGCAGCCTATCGAGGGAATCAAACAGTCATTACAATTCGGGATGATGGGTGTGGCGTTGATCTCCAGAAAATTCGCCAGCGTGCCCAACGGATGGGGCTAGATCAATCAAGCTTAGAAGCTGCCAGCGATCGCGAGCTTTTGGATTTGATTTTCGAGCCTGGATTTACAACTGCGGAGCAAGTGACCGAACTCTCAGGCCGAGGGGTTGGCATGGATGTTGTCCGCACGAATCTTCAGCAGATTCGGGGAGATATCCAGATTGAAACAAAACCTAACCAAGGCACAACTTTTACGATTACAGTGCCTTTTTCTCTCTCGGTTGCACGGGTTCTCCTCATCGAGGTCAGCAATATTCTAGTTGCCATCCCGACTGATGTAATTGAGGAAATTATTGAACTCAATCCAAGCTGGATTCTAAATAGTGCTGGTCAAACAGTTCTTAATCTCGATGAGATACTGGTTCCGCTGCTCCAGCTCGATCAGTGGTTTCAGTTTAGTCGGCCCTGCCCGCCCATTAGTTTAGATGGTGTCCCGACAATCAATCAGCCTACTGTTCTTCTTGTTAACCAGGGCAATAGTTTCGTCGGCATTCAAGTCGATCGCTACTGGGGAGAACAGGAGGTTACAATCCGTCAAGTAAATAGCACGATTCCTTTGCCGCCGGGATTTAGTAGTTGCACTATTCTGGGTGACGGGCGAATTGTTCCTTTAGTCGATACCTTTTCGCTCTTGCAGTGGATTCAGAATTCGAATGTTCCTAGTCGTCTTTCCTTGAAAGCGATACAGCCAGCAACCTATCAACTTCCCTCTCAGAAGAGCATCTTAATTATCGATGACTCGATTAATGTCAGACGGTTTTTAGCCAATATTTTAGAGAAAGCAGGCTATCGAGTTGAACAAGCTAAGGATGGCCAAGAAGCCATTGATAAACTAAAAGATGGCTTAAAGGTTGAAGCCGCCATTTGTGATGTGGAGATGCCTCGGTTGGATGGTTATGGATTCCTGACTCAAGTCAAAAATATCGTTGCTGGCGCAAACCTACCGATCGCTATGTTGACCTCACGCAGCGGGGATAAGCACCGGCGCTTAGCGCTCAATCTGGGAGCCGCCGCCTACTTCACCAAACCTTTCCGCGAGCCAGAATTGCTCCAGACCCTACAAGAACTAATTCAAGTGAAACAGTCTTAG
- a CDS encoding GAF domain-containing protein, whose protein sequence is MSTTQRPESTPASINNQTTEALTPKLNGADQVTSFTSVETSSLSGPANKPARTGLKLKLTLLAIAMGVLPVLGVGVTVHNLVNRSITEMTETSSSPTAQVEADQLKRSLFLTLLWGTGLSAVAVGIIAAALANRSSRRLQAAIAALEKLSQGDVNVAVAEDGDDEIAVLGQEINHAASQIQTALATAEVSREQQRSETVRVNQLVREITLRLISQANVTDVLNVAVQEARAAIGCDRVVVYKFDETWAGTIIAESVDPGWPQALQVTIDDPCFRKDWVAAYAAGRVQVTADIYDANLTECHIKQLEPIAVRANLVTPIIVERRLIGLFIAHQCSGPYQWKQLEVDLMTQLATQVGLAMTRALFLEQQVIEAERAKLVRTITTELVAQADVEGVLRTAVQETRRALEADRVIVYEFDEKWSGKIIAESGDPNWPSGLNVVIDDPCFRRDWVEAYAAGRVQATADIYNAGLTECHIQQLEPLAVKANLVAPIVVEKRLIALFIAHQCSGPRDWQQSEIDLFAQIATQVGLAMTRARFLEQQIAEANRAKLVRSITSELVAQADVKSVLRTAVQETRRAIKADRVVVYEFDENWSGKIVAESSDSNWPAALNVVIDDPCFRRDWVEAYAAGRVQATADIYNAGLTECHIQQLEPLAVKANLVAPIVVEKKLIALFIAHQCSGPRNWQQSEIDLFSQLATQVGLATTRARFLEQQVSEVNRAKLVRDITSQLVSPTNVASVLQLAVHATRRALDTDRVVVYEFDSTWAGTVTAESVNPSWPSALNVTIDDPCFRRDWVDAYAAGRIQATPDIYNAGLTECHLKQLEPLAVKANLVAPIVVEKKLIALFVAHQCSGPRNWQRSEIDLFSQLATQLGLAITRARFLEQQVTEAKRAEQIREITSRLVAQANPEDVLQTAVKETRRALATDRVVVYAFDETWSGTVIAESVEYGWPSALSITIDDPCFRRDWVDAYAAGRIQATPDIYNAGFTECHLKQLEPLAVKANLVAPIVVEKKLIALFVAHQCSGARDWQQSEIDLFSQLATQIGLALARADFLQQAETARDRAEQLAQEQQQRTEAIQAELIQLLSDVEDASRGDLTVRADISAGEISTVADIFNSLIESLRAVVVQVKASTQKVNTSLDSDANSMQRLAADSQSQAEKIKKTLNAVAEMSKSILDVSNTANQAAEVARKSSQTAISSGQTMDETVRSILHLRETVAETAKKVKRLGESSQQISKVISLINQIALQTNLLAINASIEAARAGEEGRGFAVVAEEVGQLATRSANATKEIEQIVETIQQETNEVVTAMETGTSQVVEGTQLVEATKKSLEEIVQVSQQIDQLVQAISQATVSQSQTSNVVTNLMEEMAGFSEEISDTSRHISASLQATVAVAQKLKSSVDTFRVGAEE, encoded by the coding sequence ATGTCCACCACCCAACGCCCTGAAAGCACCCCCGCTTCCATCAACAATCAAACGACTGAAGCGCTGACCCCAAAACTAAACGGTGCTGATCAGGTGACGTCATTCACTTCGGTTGAAACGAGTTCTCTCTCTGGCCCAGCTAACAAACCAGCGCGCACGGGACTCAAGCTCAAGTTGACCCTGCTAGCGATTGCTATGGGTGTCCTGCCTGTCCTAGGGGTAGGAGTCACCGTTCATAACCTCGTCAACCGGTCAATTACCGAGATGACCGAAACAAGCAGCAGTCCAACAGCGCAGGTGGAAGCCGACCAGCTCAAACGCAGTCTTTTCCTGACTCTGCTCTGGGGTACCGGCTTATCAGCCGTGGCGGTCGGCATAATTGCAGCTGCTTTGGCCAACCGCAGTAGCCGACGCTTGCAAGCTGCGATCGCAGCTCTTGAAAAGCTCAGTCAAGGGGATGTGAATGTTGCCGTTGCCGAGGATGGTGACGATGAGATTGCCGTTTTAGGGCAAGAAATTAACCACGCTGCCAGTCAAATTCAAACAGCCTTAGCAACTGCAGAGGTCAGTCGGGAGCAACAACGCTCAGAAACAGTTCGGGTCAATCAGCTGGTCCGTGAAATTACGCTGCGGCTGATTTCTCAAGCCAATGTGACTGACGTTCTGAATGTCGCAGTCCAAGAGGCTCGCGCTGCGATCGGATGTGATCGCGTGGTTGTCTACAAGTTTGATGAGACTTGGGCTGGAACGATCATCGCTGAGTCGGTTGATCCAGGATGGCCCCAAGCTCTGCAGGTAACCATTGATGATCCTTGTTTCCGCAAAGATTGGGTAGCGGCCTACGCAGCGGGTCGGGTTCAGGTCACAGCTGATATTTATGATGCGAATTTAACTGAATGCCATATCAAGCAACTGGAGCCGATTGCAGTTCGTGCCAACCTAGTTACCCCGATCATTGTTGAGAGACGACTGATTGGTCTATTCATTGCTCACCAATGCTCTGGGCCGTACCAGTGGAAGCAGTTAGAAGTTGATCTCATGACTCAGCTTGCCACACAAGTTGGCTTAGCTATGACGCGCGCGCTGTTCCTAGAGCAGCAGGTGATTGAAGCAGAACGCGCTAAGCTTGTGCGAACCATCACCACAGAGCTGGTGGCTCAGGCTGATGTTGAGGGGGTGCTGAGAACAGCTGTCCAAGAAACTCGGAGGGCTCTCGAAGCCGACCGCGTCATCGTTTATGAATTCGATGAGAAGTGGAGCGGCAAAATTATTGCGGAGTCTGGCGACCCCAATTGGCCATCAGGACTCAATGTTGTCATTGACGACCCCTGTTTTCGTCGGGACTGGGTTGAAGCCTATGCGGCTGGACGCGTTCAGGCGACAGCAGATATTTATAATGCAGGCCTAACCGAATGTCATATTCAGCAACTGGAGCCCTTGGCGGTCAAAGCCAATCTGGTTGCGCCCATTGTGGTCGAGAAAAGACTAATCGCTCTGTTTATTGCCCACCAATGCTCAGGCCCAAGAGACTGGCAGCAATCTGAAATCGATCTGTTCGCCCAAATAGCCACACAGGTCGGTTTGGCAATGACCCGCGCGCGCTTCTTAGAACAGCAAATTGCTGAAGCCAATCGGGCCAAACTTGTGCGGTCAATTACATCAGAGTTAGTTGCTCAAGCTGATGTTAAGAGCGTGCTCAGAACAGCTGTTCAAGAGACCCGCCGTGCAATCAAGGCCGATCGCGTTGTGGTCTATGAATTTGATGAGAATTGGAGTGGCAAGATCGTTGCTGAGTCGAGCGACTCTAATTGGCCAGCGGCCCTCAACGTTGTCATTGATGACCCCTGCTTCCGTAGAGATTGGGTTGAAGCCTACGCGGCTGGACGCGTTCAGGCGACAGCAGATATTTATAATGCAGGCCTAACCGAATGTCATATTCAGCAACTGGAGCCCTTGGCGGTCAAAGCCAATCTGGTTGCGCCCATTGTGGTTGAGAAAAAACTGATTGCCTTATTCATCGCGCATCAATGTTCCGGCCCACGCAATTGGCAACAGTCTGAAATTGATCTCTTTAGTCAGCTCGCGACACAAGTTGGTTTGGCAACGACTCGGGCTCGTTTCCTTGAGCAACAAGTGTCAGAGGTCAACCGTGCCAAACTAGTTCGAGACATCACCTCACAGCTCGTTTCTCCTACAAACGTTGCAAGTGTCTTGCAACTAGCGGTACACGCGACTCGTCGTGCACTCGATACTGATCGCGTTGTTGTCTACGAATTTGACAGTACTTGGGCTGGTACAGTAACCGCTGAGTCGGTTAACCCTTCTTGGCCTTCTGCCCTCAATGTCACGATTGATGACCCTTGCTTCCGACGCGATTGGGTGGATGCCTATGCTGCAGGTCGAATTCAAGCGACTCCAGACATCTACAATGCAGGCCTCACAGAATGCCATCTCAAACAACTGGAGCCCTTGGCAGTCAAAGCCAATCTGGTTGCCCCAATTGTGGTTGAGAAAAAACTAATTGCTTTGTTTGTTGCTCATCAATGTTCAGGGCCACGTAACTGGCAGCGATCTGAGATTGATCTGTTTAGTCAGCTAGCAACGCAACTAGGGTTGGCAATTACCCGCGCCCGTTTCCTTGAGCAACAGGTTACAGAGGCAAAACGGGCAGAGCAAATCCGCGAAATTACCTCCAGATTAGTTGCGCAAGCTAATCCTGAAGATGTGCTTCAAACTGCAGTGAAAGAGACTCGCCGTGCGCTCGCTACCGATCGCGTTGTGGTCTATGCCTTCGATGAAACTTGGTCAGGTACTGTGATTGCAGAGTCAGTTGAATATGGCTGGCCCTCAGCACTGAGTATCACGATCGATGACCCCTGCTTCAGACGGGATTGGGTAGATGCCTATGCTGCAGGCCGCATTCAGGCGACTCCTGATATTTACAATGCTGGATTTACGGAATGCCATCTCAAGCAATTGGAGCCTTTGGCAGTCAAGGCCAATCTGGTGGCCCCGATTGTGGTTGAGAAAAAACTGATTGCCCTGTTTGTTGCTCACCAATGTTCAGGAGCACGAGATTGGCAGCAATCTGAAATTGATTTGTTTAGCCAACTCGCCACGCAAATTGGCTTAGCCTTAGCGCGTGCAGATTTTCTACAGCAAGCTGAAACAGCACGCGATCGCGCTGAGCAACTGGCACAAGAGCAACAGCAACGGACCGAAGCGATTCAAGCCGAACTGATTCAACTTCTCAGTGATGTCGAAGATGCATCACGAGGTGATCTCACTGTTCGTGCTGACATCTCAGCCGGTGAAATTAGTACAGTTGCTGATATTTTCAACTCTCTGATTGAAAGTTTGCGAGCCGTCGTAGTCCAAGTAAAAGCCTCCACTCAGAAGGTGAATACTTCTCTGGATAGCGATGCTAACTCGATGCAACGACTAGCAGCAGACTCCCAAAGTCAGGCAGAAAAGATTAAAAAGACCCTAAATGCTGTTGCTGAGATGTCGAAATCAATTCTTGATGTCTCGAACACAGCAAACCAAGCTGCTGAAGTTGCACGCAAATCATCGCAAACAGCTATCAGTAGTGGTCAAACAATGGATGAGACTGTTCGCAGTATTCTTCATCTACGCGAAACTGTTGCTGAAACTGCTAAGAAGGTGAAGCGGCTCGGTGAATCTTCTCAACAGATCTCAAAAGTGATCTCGTTGATTAACCAAATTGCTCTGCAAACAAATCTACTTGCAATTAATGCCAGTATTGAGGCGGCACGAGCTGGTGAAGAAGGTCGTGGCTTTGCAGTCGTTGCAGAAGAGGTTGGCCAGTTAGCAACACGGTCCGCTAACGCTACCAAGGAAATTGAGCAGATTGTTGAAACGATTCAGCAAGAAACGAATGAGGTGGTTACGGCTATGGAAACAGGTACCAGCCAAGTAGTCGAGGGAACACAGCTGGTCGAGGCGACTAAGAAAAGCCTTGAAGAAATCGTGCAGGTTTCCCAACAGATTGACCAACTTGTACAGGCAATCTCGCAAGCAACCGTCAGCCAGTCTCAGACCTCTAATGTTGTGACTAACCTCATGGAGGAGATGGCCGGTTTCTCAGAGGAAATTTCAGACACCTCCCGTCACATTTCCGCTTCACTACAGGCTACTGTGGCTGTCGCTCAGAAACTTAAATCCTCCGTTGACACCTTTAGAGTCGGAGCTGAGGAATAG
- a CDS encoding chemotaxis protein CheW has translation MSDTTIAVIPTVEAQEVVMVTHQQLTLMPNMPGTILGLLNHRNRVIWVIDLPQLLGLPMLMLDLRQYAVVVIQVAGQLLGLAIQQIEGLSRLNPSDIQSPVGSVDASLVPFLRGCYLQDQELLLVLDAAAIAHAKSLQPHAI, from the coding sequence TTGAGTGATACTACGATCGCGGTGATTCCGACGGTTGAGGCTCAAGAAGTCGTGATGGTCACTCATCAACAGTTAACCTTGATGCCCAACATGCCCGGCACTATCTTGGGTTTACTCAATCACCGCAACCGCGTGATTTGGGTCATCGATCTACCGCAGTTGCTGGGGTTACCCATGCTGATGCTGGATTTACGGCAATACGCTGTTGTCGTCATCCAAGTAGCGGGCCAATTACTGGGGTTAGCCATTCAACAAATTGAAGGGCTGAGCCGGCTTAATCCCAGCGATATCCAATCTCCTGTCGGCTCCGTGGATGCCTCCTTGGTGCCTTTCTTGCGAGGCTGCTACCTCCAAGATCAAGAGTTGTTGTTGGTCTTAGATGCTGCTGCGATCGCCCATGCCAAGAGCCTGCAGCCCCACGCTATTTAA
- a CDS encoding response regulator transcription factor, which produces MSTVLVVEDTASEMELITTYLRNSGYTVIGAADAKEALNKVSQFKPDVVVTDVVMPGMSGFELCRSLKKNPETEKLPVIVCSSKNQEIDRLWAMKQGADAYVIKPFQQEDLVKAVRSVDF; this is translated from the coding sequence ATGAGTACAGTACTTGTTGTAGAAGACACCGCTTCTGAAATGGAGCTAATCACCACCTACTTGCGAAATAGCGGTTACACAGTCATCGGGGCTGCTGATGCCAAAGAAGCACTGAACAAGGTGAGCCAGTTTAAGCCTGATGTTGTTGTGACTGATGTGGTCATGCCTGGCATGAGTGGCTTTGAATTGTGCCGGAGCCTCAAGAAAAATCCCGAGACAGAAAAGCTACCTGTCATTGTCTGCAGTTCCAAAAATCAAGAGATTGATCGCCTCTGGGCGATGAAACAGGGGGCTGATGCTTACGTCATTAAGCCTTTCCAACAGGAAGATTTAGTAAAGGCTGTTCGCTCAGTTGACTTCTAG
- a CDS encoding response regulator has translation MVYSAADRSTAALSPANLLSQLAESRASGCLTILSQDVSWIFYLHNGNLFYGITSIDPFDCLERNLKAFSAEIPNIDRPIRQQIRSLFEKQEGSNSTAVYQALSWLRSEGFINQFQTDLLIKNLIKETLESFLSLQTASHRFLALDPSLPILTEFTVFPLLDETFQRLREWSGLSEKVYSPFQSPYLFSQSTSNNKFSPEKLQKLGNLLKGYSLRHLAALIHQDEIKLMRSLDPYIQEGVVFFREPQPPFDKLPPLLRSDLISGNTAIAGPVDTSNNLTSSPSATARPVKIVCIDDSPIILSELRRFLDEDRFEVITIIDSVKALMEVMRIEPDLILLDVGMPNVDGYKFCKVVRNHPNFKTTPIIMVTGNTGLIDRAKAKMSGATDYLTKPFTQEGLLNIVNQHLHKQF, from the coding sequence ATGGTGTACTCTGCCGCAGATCGATCAACAGCAGCACTCAGCCCAGCAAACTTGCTTAGTCAGCTAGCTGAGTCTAGAGCAAGTGGTTGCTTAACTATTTTGAGTCAAGATGTCAGCTGGATATTTTACCTGCATAACGGCAATCTTTTCTATGGCATAACCTCCATCGATCCCTTCGATTGCTTGGAACGGAATCTTAAGGCTTTTAGTGCTGAGATCCCGAATATTGATCGTCCTATTCGCCAGCAGATACGATCCCTATTTGAAAAACAAGAAGGGTCTAATTCAACTGCTGTTTATCAAGCATTGTCTTGGTTGAGATCTGAAGGATTTATCAACCAGTTTCAAACAGATCTCTTGATCAAAAATCTGATCAAAGAGACCTTAGAGTCTTTTCTGAGTCTTCAAACTGCGAGTCACAGATTTCTAGCTCTAGATCCCTCGCTGCCAATTTTGACTGAATTTACAGTTTTCCCTCTCCTAGATGAGACGTTTCAACGATTAAGAGAATGGTCGGGGCTTTCTGAGAAGGTCTACTCGCCTTTTCAGAGCCCCTATCTCTTTAGTCAAAGTACGAGTAACAATAAGTTTAGTCCTGAGAAGCTTCAAAAGCTGGGAAATTTACTGAAGGGGTACAGTCTGCGTCATTTGGCTGCACTCATTCATCAAGATGAGATCAAGTTGATGCGCAGTCTTGATCCTTATATTCAAGAAGGCGTAGTTTTTTTTAGAGAGCCACAACCGCCATTTGATAAACTACCGCCCCTTTTGAGAAGCGATTTAATTTCTGGCAATACTGCGATCGCTGGTCCGGTAGATACTTCGAACAATTTAACTTCTTCTCCTTCGGCAACTGCTCGTCCAGTCAAAATTGTTTGTATTGACGACAGCCCGATCATCTTGAGCGAGCTACGCCGATTTCTAGATGAAGATCGGTTTGAGGTAATCACGATTATTGATTCTGTGAAAGCTCTCATGGAAGTCATGCGTATTGAGCCAGATCTGATTTTGCTAGATGTAGGAATGCCAAACGTTGATGGTTATAAATTCTGCAAAGTTGTCCGTAACCATCCCAACTTCAAAACGACTCCGATCATCATGGTTACGGGTAATACCGGCTTGATCGATCGCGCTAAGGCAAAGATGTCCGGCGCGACTGACTACCTCACCAAACCCTTCACTCAGGAGGGATTACTCAACATCGTTAATCAGCATTTGCACAAGCAGTTTTAG